A part of Leifsonia xyli subsp. xyli str. CTCB07 genomic DNA contains:
- a CDS encoding DMT family transporter gives MKVTLQFIGMGVIWGASFLFMKIGLEGVSFGQVAWARLVFGAVTLGVILLVTRSRLPREPIVWLHFVVVAIMGCALPFLLFAWAEQYVSSSLASIYNAVTPITTAIMATAAFRVERLNRDQILGVMVGVLGVLVVVGPWQLAALSGSLGGQLACLGAVTCYGVSFSYLRRFICHRDIPATATAFLSVGLAAAIMIALTPVIAWHPVRFSWPVVLSLLALGALGSGVVYIWNMNVLRAWGPTATSGVTYVTPVVGVALGVLVLGERLSWNEPAGALVVLCGILLTQQRVRLLTRRPVELAARG, from the coding sequence GTGAAAGTCACTCTTCAGTTCATCGGCATGGGGGTTATCTGGGGCGCCAGCTTCCTGTTCATGAAGATCGGACTCGAAGGGGTCAGCTTCGGGCAGGTCGCCTGGGCCCGGCTGGTCTTCGGCGCGGTGACACTCGGCGTCATCCTCCTCGTCACGCGCAGCAGGCTCCCGCGCGAGCCGATCGTCTGGCTGCACTTCGTCGTCGTGGCGATCATGGGCTGCGCGCTTCCGTTCCTGCTCTTCGCCTGGGCAGAGCAGTACGTCTCCTCCAGCCTGGCGAGCATCTACAACGCGGTGACGCCCATCACGACCGCCATCATGGCGACGGCGGCCTTCCGGGTCGAACGGCTTAACCGCGACCAGATCCTCGGGGTGATGGTCGGTGTGCTCGGCGTCCTCGTGGTCGTGGGGCCGTGGCAGCTGGCGGCGCTCTCCGGCTCGCTCGGGGGGCAGCTCGCCTGTCTCGGCGCGGTGACCTGCTACGGTGTCAGCTTTAGTTACTTGCGCCGCTTCATCTGCCACCGCGACATCCCGGCCACCGCGACGGCGTTCCTCAGTGTCGGCCTCGCCGCGGCGATCATGATCGCGCTGACCCCGGTGATCGCCTGGCACCCTGTCCGGTTCAGCTGGCCGGTCGTGCTGAGCCTGCTCGCCCTGGGCGCTCTGGGATCGGGCGTCGTCTACATCTGGAACATGAACGTGCTGCGCGCGTGGGGGCCGACAGCGACCTCCGGCGTGACCTATGTGACGCCGGTCGTGGGTGTGGCGCTCGGCGTCCTGGTGCTCGGGGAGCGCCTCAGCTGGAACGAACCGGCGGGCGCGCTGGTCGTGCTCTGCGGCATCCTGCTGACCCAGCAGCGGGTGCGGCTGTTGACGCGGCGGCCGGTGGAGCTGGCCGCCCGCGGCTGA
- a CDS encoding penicillin-binding transpeptidase domain-containing protein → MAQDRALDRRHGQRERAGPQPPTFRDSCQGTQGGAYSPKNDSGQTPGDMSVRTATAGSVNGAFFSMAQKLDQCEIRKTAEAFGVRRADGKSLTSYVSDVLGINEVAPIRMAAAFAAIANKGVICSPIAIDRIVDSEGKDVPVPGPECSAAVSSEVAATMASELSGVMRGTGSASNPRDGVPVFGKTGTSDGE, encoded by the coding sequence GTGGCTCAAGACCGGGCACTCGATCGACGACACGGTCAACGGGAACGCGCGGGCCCTCAGCCCCCCACCTTCCGCGACAGCTGCCAGGGCACGCAGGGCGGCGCCTACTCTCCCAAGAACGACAGCGGACAGACGCCGGGGGACATGAGCGTGCGCACGGCGACCGCCGGTTCGGTGAACGGGGCGTTCTTCTCGATGGCGCAGAAGCTCGACCAGTGCGAGATCCGCAAGACGGCGGAGGCGTTCGGCGTTCGGCGCGCGGACGGGAAGTCGCTCACCTCCTACGTCTCGGACGTTCTCGGAATCAACGAAGTGGCGCCCATCCGGATGGCCGCGGCCTTCGCGGCTATCGCCAACAAAGGCGTGATCTGCTCGCCCATCGCGATCGACCGCATCGTGGACTCCGAGGGCAAGGACGTGCCGGTTCCGGGGCCGGAGTGCTCGGCGGCCGTCAGCTCCGAGGTCGCGGCCACGATGGCCTCGGAGCTGAGCGGTGTGATGAGAGGAACCGGCTCCGCGTCCAACCCGCGGGACGGTGTCCCGGTGTTCGGCAAGACCGGCACCTCCGACGGAGAGTAG